The Stappia sp. genome window below encodes:
- a CDS encoding SDR family NAD(P)-dependent oxidoreductase — protein sequence MSKRFEGRVAVVTGASRGIGYFTAKALAAEGAHVIAVARTVGALEELDDEIRAAGGQATLVPVDLTDFEAIDRLGAAIYERWQKLDVLIGNAGILGGLSPLGHVKPKTWDQVMAINVTANWRLIRSLDPLLRQSDAGRAVFLTSGAAHKCKAYWGPYSVSKAALEALVRTYVAETRQTPITGMLVNPGPMRTAMRSQAMPGEDPESLPHPSELAPHILDLAAPENKDNGLLFDFPSKELRSFFQVSS from the coding sequence ATGAGCAAACGTTTCGAGGGACGCGTCGCCGTCGTCACCGGCGCATCGCGCGGCATCGGCTATTTCACCGCCAAGGCGCTGGCCGCGGAAGGCGCGCATGTGATTGCGGTCGCCCGCACCGTCGGCGCGCTGGAGGAACTCGACGACGAAATCCGCGCCGCCGGCGGACAGGCCACGCTGGTGCCCGTCGATCTGACCGACTTCGAGGCGATCGACCGGCTGGGGGCGGCGATCTACGAGCGCTGGCAGAAGCTCGACGTGCTCATCGGCAACGCCGGGATTCTCGGCGGGCTGTCGCCGCTCGGTCACGTGAAGCCGAAGACCTGGGACCAGGTGATGGCGATCAACGTGACGGCGAACTGGCGGCTGATCCGCTCGCTCGACCCGCTGCTGCGCCAGTCGGACGCCGGGCGCGCGGTGTTCCTGACGTCGGGCGCGGCGCACAAGTGCAAGGCCTATTGGGGCCCCTATTCGGTCTCCAAGGCCGCGCTGGAGGCGCTCGTGCGCACCTATGTGGCCGAAACCCGGCAAACGCCGATCACCGGCATGCTGGTCAATCCGGGCCCGATGCGCACCGCCATGCGGTCGCAGGCGATGCCCGGCGAGGATCCCGAAAGCCTGCCGCATCCGAGCGAGCTGGCACCGCATATTCTCGACCTCGCGGCCCCGGAGAACAAGGACAACGGGCTCCTTTTCGACTTTCCGTCGAAGGAGTTGCGGAGTTTCTTTCAGGTATCTTCTTAA
- a CDS encoding RsmB/NOP family class I SAM-dependent RNA methyltransferase, whose translation MKDGGRLSAAIEILNDLEAHRQPVQEALKEWGRRHRFAGSGDRVVIANLVFDALRRRLSLAHVMGETSARALILATFALSWEQGIEGLEAAFASDRFAPEPLTGDERARLEAALDGGDAATDVLADAPAHVRADVPHWLWPHFEEGFGDEAVAEGVALAARAPIDLRVNLLKGDRERLLRRLSHLEFQPTPISPVGLRLSPPRGRERAPHVQAEEGFRKGWFELQDEASQIAALLGASVEPSQVLDFCAGGGGKTLALAGALDNRGQIYAHDANRLRLAPIFERLQRAGARNVQTRDPQSASLDDLEGRMDLVFLDVPCSGTGVWRRRPDSKWRVTANALAGRMREQQGVLAEASRYVRPGGHLLYATCSLLPCENQTQVRTFLAERGEDFEVDALQPRWEAVFGADAATPRFTAEGFATLSPARTGTDGFFVALLRRRA comes from the coding sequence ATGAAGGACGGCGGGCGCCTCTCTGCGGCGATCGAGATTCTCAATGACCTGGAGGCTCACCGGCAGCCGGTGCAGGAGGCGCTGAAGGAGTGGGGCCGTCGGCATCGGTTCGCCGGCAGCGGCGACCGTGTCGTCATCGCCAACCTGGTGTTCGATGCGCTGCGCCGCCGTCTGTCGCTGGCGCATGTCATGGGCGAGACCTCGGCCCGGGCGCTGATCCTGGCGACCTTCGCGCTCAGCTGGGAGCAGGGGATCGAGGGGCTGGAGGCGGCGTTTGCCTCCGACCGCTTCGCGCCGGAGCCGCTGACGGGCGATGAGCGCGCCCGGCTCGAGGCGGCGCTCGACGGCGGGGACGCCGCCACGGACGTGCTTGCCGATGCGCCCGCGCATGTGCGCGCCGACGTACCTCACTGGCTGTGGCCGCATTTCGAGGAGGGCTTCGGCGACGAGGCTGTGGCGGAGGGCGTGGCGCTTGCCGCGCGCGCGCCCATCGACCTGCGGGTCAACCTCCTCAAGGGCGACCGCGAGCGGCTGCTGCGCCGCTTGTCGCATCTGGAGTTTCAGCCGACCCCGATTTCGCCCGTGGGTCTGCGGCTGTCGCCGCCGAGAGGACGGGAGCGCGCGCCGCATGTGCAGGCGGAGGAGGGCTTCCGCAAGGGCTGGTTCGAGCTTCAGGACGAGGCGAGCCAGATCGCCGCGCTGCTCGGCGCCTCGGTGGAGCCGTCCCAGGTGCTCGACTTCTGCGCCGGCGGCGGCGGCAAGACGCTCGCGCTCGCGGGCGCGCTCGACAATCGCGGACAGATCTATGCCCATGACGCCAACCGGCTGCGGCTGGCGCCCATCTTCGAGCGGCTGCAGCGGGCCGGGGCGCGCAACGTCCAGACGCGCGATCCGCAAAGCGCCTCGCTCGACGATCTCGAGGGGCGCATGGATCTGGTGTTTCTCGACGTGCCGTGTTCGGGCACCGGCGTGTGGCGGCGGCGGCCCGATTCCAAGTGGCGGGTGACGGCCAATGCGCTGGCCGGGCGGATGCGCGAGCAGCAGGGCGTCCTGGCCGAGGCGAGCCGCTACGTGCGGCCGGGCGGCCATCTGCTCTATGCCACCTGTTCGCTGCTGCCGTGCGAGAACCAGACCCAGGTGCGCACGTTCCTCGCCGAGCGTGGCGAGGACTTCGAGGTCGATGCGCTTCAGCCGCGCTGGGAGGCCGTGTTCGGCGCGGACGCGGCAACGCCGCGCTTCACGGCGGAAGGGTTTGCGACCCTCAGCCCCGCGCGCACCGGCACCGACGGGTTCTTCGTCGCGCTGCTGCGCCGGCGTGCCTGA
- the alr gene encoding alanine racemase produces MTDGTSRTAPPAPGRDVCDEAQPGDGGRITIDLGALAANWRALRDRLSANAECGAAVKAECYGLGSERGLETLWAAGCRTFFVATPQEGAGTRRILPEATIYILNGLYPGAAGYYATHGLRPVLGSMEEVDEWRAFAGTRPAPAALHVDTGISRLGVSLEEARSLAKVEDFAPDMILSHLACADSPDHPMNARQRDRFRDAMALFPGARGSLTNSAGIFLGPDFHFDVARPGISLYGAQASALPESRLSPVVTLESRILQIHHLKRGETIGYGGTFTAPADMTVAMVAAGYADGYLRASGSSDEKRGADAWLAGYRLPILGRISMDMAAFDVSAVPPDVARRGAFVELFGPNIPVDEVATAAGTIGYELLTGLGRRFARRYLPADHEADPTGETG; encoded by the coding sequence GTGACTGACGGCACCTCCCGCACTGCCCCGCCCGCGCCCGGCCGAGACGTCTGCGACGAGGCGCAGCCGGGCGACGGCGGGCGCATCACCATCGACCTTGGCGCGCTGGCGGCCAACTGGCGCGCCCTGCGCGACCGGCTGAGCGCGAACGCCGAGTGCGGCGCCGCCGTCAAGGCAGAATGCTACGGCCTTGGCTCCGAGCGTGGCCTCGAAACCCTGTGGGCGGCCGGCTGCCGCACCTTCTTCGTCGCCACGCCCCAGGAAGGCGCCGGCACGCGCCGGATCCTGCCCGAGGCGACGATCTACATTCTCAACGGCCTCTATCCGGGGGCGGCCGGCTACTACGCGACGCACGGCCTGCGCCCGGTGCTCGGGTCGATGGAGGAGGTCGACGAGTGGCGCGCCTTCGCCGGCACCCGACCGGCACCGGCCGCGCTGCATGTCGACACCGGCATCAGCCGGTTGGGCGTGTCGTTGGAGGAGGCCCGCTCCCTCGCCAAGGTCGAGGACTTCGCGCCCGACATGATCCTGTCGCATCTGGCCTGCGCCGACAGTCCCGACCATCCGATGAACGCGCGCCAGCGCGACCGCTTCCGGGACGCCATGGCACTGTTCCCGGGCGCCAGGGGCTCGCTCACCAATTCCGCCGGGATCTTCCTCGGGCCCGACTTTCACTTCGACGTGGCCCGGCCCGGCATCTCGCTCTATGGCGCGCAGGCCTCCGCCCTGCCCGAAAGCCGGCTTTCGCCCGTCGTCACCCTGGAAAGCCGCATCCTGCAGATTCACCATCTCAAGCGCGGCGAGACCATCGGCTACGGCGGCACCTTCACCGCCCCCGCCGACATGACGGTGGCCATGGTGGCGGCCGGCTATGCCGACGGCTACCTGCGGGCGAGCGGATCGAGCGACGAGAAGCGCGGCGCGGATGCCTGGCTCGCCGGCTACCGGCTGCCGATCCTCGGGCGCATTTCCATGGACATGGCCGCCTTTGACGTGAGCGCCGTTCCCCCCGACGTCGCCCGGCGCGGCGCCTTCGTGGAACTCTTCGGCCCCAACATTCCCGTCGACGAGGTGGCCACGGCCGCCGGCACCATCGGCTACGAGTTGCTGACCGGCCTCGGGCGGCGCTTCGCGCGCCGCTACCTGCCGGCGGACCATGAGGCGGACCCGACGGGGGAAACGGGCTGA
- a CDS encoding Ig-like domain-containing protein: MSRTTVIQLLVLAGIVGAGALGFGLWQAQTGGGGAGDPDAPATARAPDTGSTAEDGTPSGSGDEGLTATAPAPETDAAQAPASGDAPGTDAAQTDMGDTADRADTTTADAGATNAGDGPSFDLMRVEPDGSAVVAGRTEAGAIVALLSNGKVVGKGVANAAGEFAIVLDEPLETGAHAVTLETRDADGAVTARSAQSLTVSVPDTPESGEVLVMLNEPGAPSTILQKPDTIASATPETAPASGDAAADTAVAMARDAAPDAETAANRETETGATAEAGAAPVGDTAERNDVAAPAASPDTGTQTAETTPAQERVTDPQTDVAAADPAATPPDAQTADAASDAQTAAASGTSGPETAAEAPVSVEAVETEEDKVFVAGAGAPNADVRVYLDNTLVGETRTDETGRWLLEADRSVEPGEVDVRADQVTGDTGEVVARAQVTFARAEDAVILRPVAVSGEAGGTPGADGTTGERQIPNVIIRRGDNLWTISQRRYGDGVRYTTIYQANRDQIRDPDLIYPGQVFMLPEGDRNWPAAN; the protein is encoded by the coding sequence ATGTCCCGCACTACGGTCATTCAGCTGCTCGTGCTTGCCGGCATCGTCGGCGCCGGCGCCCTCGGCTTCGGCCTTTGGCAGGCGCAGACCGGCGGCGGGGGCGCGGGCGATCCCGACGCGCCGGCCACGGCCCGGGCGCCCGACACCGGCAGCACGGCCGAGGACGGGACCCCGAGCGGCAGCGGCGACGAGGGGCTCACCGCCACCGCGCCCGCGCCGGAAACCGACGCCGCGCAAGCCCCCGCGTCCGGCGACGCGCCGGGGACCGACGCCGCACAGACAGACATGGGGGACACTGCGGACAGGGCGGACACCACCACGGCGGACGCCGGCGCGACCAATGCCGGCGACGGCCCGAGCTTCGACCTGATGCGGGTGGAACCGGACGGCTCGGCCGTCGTCGCCGGGCGGACCGAGGCCGGCGCGATCGTGGCGCTTCTGTCCAACGGCAAGGTCGTCGGCAAGGGCGTTGCCAATGCGGCCGGAGAATTCGCCATCGTGCTGGACGAGCCGCTGGAGACCGGCGCCCATGCCGTGACGCTCGAGACCCGCGATGCGGACGGCGCGGTCACCGCCCGGTCCGCGCAGTCGCTGACCGTGTCGGTGCCCGACACGCCGGAGAGCGGCGAAGTCCTTGTGATGCTCAACGAGCCCGGCGCGCCCTCGACGATCCTGCAAAAGCCCGACACCATTGCCAGCGCGACACCGGAGACAGCGCCCGCGTCCGGCGACGCGGCGGCCGACACCGCCGTGGCCATGGCGCGGGATGCGGCGCCGGACGCGGAGACGGCGGCCAACCGCGAGACGGAAACCGGGGCCACCGCCGAGGCCGGCGCGGCACCGGTCGGCGACACGGCCGAGCGGAACGACGTGGCCGCACCTGCGGCCTCCCCGGACACCGGCACGCAGACCGCGGAGACGACGCCCGCGCAAGAACGCGTCACGGACCCGCAAACCGACGTCGCTGCGGCGGATCCGGCTGCGACGCCGCCCGACGCACAGACAGCCGACGCAGCCTCCGACGCGCAAACCGCCGCGGCTTCGGGCACATCCGGGCCGGAGACCGCCGCCGAGGCGCCCGTCTCCGTCGAGGCGGTCGAGACGGAAGAGGACAAGGTGTTCGTGGCCGGGGCCGGCGCGCCGAACGCGGATGTGCGCGTCTACCTCGACAATACGCTGGTCGGCGAGACGAGGACGGACGAGACGGGACGCTGGCTGCTGGAAGCGGACCGTTCCGTGGAGCCGGGCGAGGTCGATGTGCGGGCCGATCAGGTGACCGGCGACACCGGCGAGGTCGTGGCCCGCGCGCAAGTGACCTTTGCCCGCGCCGAGGACGCGGTGATCCTGCGTCCGGTGGCGGTGAGCGGCGAGGCCGGCGGCACGCCCGGCGCCGACGGCACGACCGGCGAGCGTCAGATCCCGAATGTGATCATCCGGCGCGGCGACAATCTGTGGACCATCTCGCAGCGCCGCTATGGCGACGGGGTGCGCTACACCACGATCTATCAGGCGAACCGGGACCAGATCCGCGATCCGGACCTGATCTACCCCGGCCAGGTCTTCATGCTGCCCGAGGGCGACCGCAACTGGCCGGCCGCCAACTGA
- a CDS encoding replicative DNA helicase → MKGTAAANDQTAATMRVAPHNAEAERQLLGAIIVNNETYYRVSDFLEAAHFFIEPHREIYEKAGQLIRAGKVASPITLKTFFAQDARIADMSAAQYILRLAADAASIINAEDYGHAIYDLAIRRNLIRIGEDMVNIAYDAPIDMPPATQIDDAERRLFELAEKGRTDTGFLSFGDALSATIEMAAAAYQREGALSGIASGLRDLDALMGGLQHSDLIVLAGRPAMGKTSLATNIAYNVAEAYRAEEQPDGTMKTVNGGVVGFFSLEMSAEQLATRIISEQTEISSSKIRRGDISEHDFEKLAAAAQTMQSVPLHVDQTGGISIAQLVARARRLKRQRGLDLLIVDYIQLLSGSSKNQGNRVQEITEITTGLKALAKELNVPIIALSQLSRQVESRDDKRPILSDLRESGSIEQDADVVLFVYREEYYLGKTMPEEGSEDYVKWEEKLERARNRAEVIIAKQRHGPTGTAHLHFQGEFTRFSDLADPDRFPDPHG, encoded by the coding sequence ATGAAGGGAACGGCAGCGGCGAACGATCAGACGGCCGCGACGATGCGCGTCGCGCCGCACAACGCGGAGGCCGAACGGCAGCTGCTCGGCGCGATCATCGTCAACAACGAGACCTATTACCGGGTCTCGGATTTCCTCGAGGCCGCGCATTTCTTCATCGAGCCGCACCGCGAGATCTACGAGAAGGCCGGCCAGTTGATCCGCGCGGGCAAGGTCGCCTCGCCGATCACGCTCAAGACCTTCTTCGCGCAAGACGCACGCATCGCCGACATGTCGGCCGCGCAGTACATCCTGCGCCTTGCCGCCGACGCCGCCTCCATTATCAACGCCGAGGACTACGGCCACGCGATCTATGACCTCGCCATCCGGCGGAACCTCATCCGCATCGGCGAGGACATGGTCAACATCGCCTATGACGCGCCGATCGACATGCCGCCGGCGACCCAGATCGACGACGCCGAGCGGCGTCTCTTCGAACTGGCGGAAAAGGGCCGCACGGACACCGGCTTCCTGAGTTTCGGCGACGCGCTCTCGGCAACCATCGAGATGGCGGCGGCCGCCTATCAGCGCGAGGGCGCGCTGTCGGGCATCGCCTCGGGCCTGCGCGATCTCGACGCGCTGATGGGCGGGCTGCAGCACTCCGACCTGATCGTGCTCGCCGGCCGGCCGGCCATGGGCAAGACCTCGCTCGCCACCAACATCGCCTATAATGTCGCCGAGGCCTATCGCGCCGAGGAACAGCCCGACGGCACGATGAAGACCGTCAACGGCGGTGTCGTCGGCTTCTTCTCGCTGGAAATGTCGGCCGAGCAGCTCGCCACGCGTATCATCTCCGAGCAGACGGAAATCTCGTCGTCCAAGATCCGGCGCGGCGACATTTCCGAACACGATTTCGAGAAACTCGCGGCCGCGGCCCAGACCATGCAGAGCGTGCCGCTGCATGTCGACCAGACCGGCGGCATCTCCATCGCCCAGCTCGTCGCCCGCGCCCGTCGGCTGAAGCGCCAGCGCGGGCTCGACCTGCTGATCGTCGACTACATCCAGCTGCTCTCCGGCTCGTCCAAGAACCAGGGCAACCGCGTGCAGGAAATCACCGAGATCACCACCGGCCTGAAGGCGCTCGCCAAGGAGCTCAACGTTCCCATCATCGCGCTGTCGCAGCTCTCGCGTCAGGTGGAATCGCGCGACGACAAGCGCCCCATTCTCTCCGACCTGCGTGAATCGGGCTCCATCGAGCAGGACGCCGACGTGGTGCTCTTCGTCTATCGCGAGGAATATTATCTCGGCAAGACGATGCCGGAGGAAGGCTCCGAGGACTACGTGAAGTGGGAGGAGAAGCTGGAGCGGGCCAGGAACCGCGCCGAGGTGATCATCGCCAAGCAGCGTCACGGCCCCACCGGCACCGCTCACCTGCACTTCCAGGGCGAGTTCACCCGCTTCTCCGATCTGGCCGATCCGGATCGCTTCCCCGACCCGCACGGCTGA
- the radA gene encoding DNA repair protein RadA — MAKRSTAFVCQSCGAVAAKWAGRCDSCGEWNSLVEERQGSGVGGSPSPVSRRKGRVVPLVGLSGDSETPPRIETRVGELDRVTGGGFVPGSALLVGGDPGIGKSTLLIQATARIARLGHRAIYISGEEAIDQVRLRAARLGLTDAPVGLAAETSVEDILATLTSEAPPAIVIIDSIQTLWTETVDSPPGTVTQVRAAAQALVRYAKSSGATVILVGHVTKDGQIAGPRVVEHMVDAVLYFEGDGAHQYRILRSVKNRFGATDEIGVFEMTDKGLAEVGNPSALFLGERNGRTPGSAVFAGLEGTRPLLIEIQALVAPSPLGTPRRAVIGWDTARLSMILAVLEARCGVRFAQNDVYLNVAGGLRVSEPGADLAVAAALISSLSGVALPADCVYFGEVSLSGAVRAVSQAQSRLKEAQKLGFTRAFVPEADIARGKKADGDLTGVSELSDLVARIAAGSGDGAQD; from the coding sequence ATGGCCAAGCGCTCCACCGCCTTCGTCTGCCAGTCCTGCGGCGCGGTCGCGGCCAAATGGGCCGGGCGCTGCGACAGCTGCGGCGAATGGAACAGCCTTGTCGAGGAGCGTCAGGGCTCGGGCGTCGGCGGCTCGCCCTCGCCCGTCAGCCGGCGCAAGGGCCGGGTCGTGCCGCTGGTCGGTCTCAGCGGCGACAGCGAGACCCCGCCGCGCATCGAAACCCGCGTCGGAGAACTGGACCGGGTAACGGGCGGCGGCTTCGTGCCGGGCTCGGCCTTGCTCGTCGGCGGCGATCCGGGCATCGGCAAGTCGACGCTGCTGATCCAGGCGACGGCGCGCATCGCGCGTCTCGGCCATCGCGCCATCTATATCTCCGGCGAGGAGGCGATCGATCAGGTGCGCCTGCGCGCCGCCCGCCTCGGCCTCACGGATGCGCCCGTGGGATTGGCCGCCGAGACCAGCGTGGAGGACATTCTCGCCACGCTGACCAGCGAGGCCCCGCCGGCCATCGTCATCATCGATTCCATCCAGACCCTGTGGACGGAGACGGTCGATTCGCCGCCGGGCACGGTCACCCAGGTGCGCGCCGCCGCGCAGGCGCTGGTGCGCTACGCCAAGTCGAGCGGCGCGACGGTCATCCTGGTCGGCCATGTGACCAAGGACGGGCAGATCGCCGGCCCGCGCGTGGTGGAGCACATGGTCGACGCGGTTCTCTACTTCGAGGGCGACGGGGCGCACCAGTATCGCATCCTGCGCTCGGTCAAGAACCGCTTCGGCGCCACCGACGAGATCGGCGTCTTCGAGATGACCGACAAGGGGCTCGCGGAGGTCGGAAACCCCTCCGCGCTGTTCCTCGGCGAGCGCAACGGCCGCACGCCCGGCTCGGCCGTCTTCGCCGGGCTAGAGGGCACCCGCCCGCTGCTGATCGAGATCCAGGCGCTCGTCGCCCCCTCGCCGCTCGGCACGCCGCGCCGCGCGGTGATCGGCTGGGATACCGCGCGCCTGTCGATGATCCTCGCCGTGCTGGAGGCGCGCTGCGGCGTGCGTTTCGCCCAGAACGACGTCTATCTCAATGTCGCCGGCGGTCTCCGGGTGAGCGAGCCCGGCGCCGATCTCGCGGTGGCCGCCGCCCTCATCTCGTCGCTCAGCGGGGTTGCCCTTCCCGCCGATTGCGTCTATTTCGGCGAGGTCAGCCTGTCCGGGGCGGTGCGCGCCGTGTCACAGGCGCAAAGCCGGCTGAAGGAAGCGCAGAAACTCGGTTTCACCCGCGCCTTCGTGCCGGAGGCGGATATCGCCCGGGGCAAGAAGGCGGACGGGGATCTCACGGGTGTCAGCGAACTGTCGGATCTGGTCGCGCGGATCGCCGCCGGCAGCGGCGACGGAGCACAAGACTGA
- a CDS encoding CvpA family protein: MPITPLDGILLVIMLLSAVLAMIRGFVREVLSIASWVIAAIAAYLLYGQVLPLVQQYINQEYVALGVAVASVFLITLIVVSYITMRISDFVLDSRIGALDRSLGFVFGALRGLLLVVVAMMFFNWFVPAQEQPRWIATAKSKAMLDSIGNRLVAALPEDPEQSILKRIRERDAAPNGAAAPQTSDEETGYTETERRGLDQLTTSGSDGN, encoded by the coding sequence ATGCCGATCACCCCTCTTGACGGAATTCTTCTCGTCATCATGCTCTTGTCCGCCGTGCTGGCGATGATCCGCGGCTTCGTGCGCGAGGTCCTGTCGATCGCCTCCTGGGTCATCGCCGCGATCGCCGCCTATCTTCTCTATGGGCAGGTGCTGCCGCTGGTGCAGCAATACATCAATCAGGAATATGTGGCGCTCGGCGTGGCCGTCGCCTCGGTCTTCCTGATCACGCTGATCGTGGTGAGCTACATCACCATGCGGATTTCCGACTTCGTGCTGGACAGCCGGATCGGTGCGCTCGACCGCTCGCTCGGCTTCGTCTTCGGCGCGCTGCGCGGGCTTCTGCTGGTGGTGGTCGCGATGATGTTCTTCAACTGGTTCGTTCCGGCCCAGGAACAGCCGCGCTGGATCGCCACCGCCAAGTCCAAGGCGATGCTCGACAGCATCGGCAACCGACTGGTCGCCGCCCTGCCGGAGGATCCGGAGCAGTCGATCCTCAAGCGCATCCGCGAGCGCGACGCCGCGCCGAACGGAGCCGCCGCGCCGCAGACGAGCGACGAGGAAACCGGCTACACCGAGACCGAGCGCCGGGGACTGGACCAGCTGACGACATCGGGCTCCGACGGCAACTGA
- the purF gene encoding amidophosphoribosyltransferase encodes MAGTPTVDLTRDDLDGDTLREECGVFGIFGHEDAAAVTALGLHALQHRGQEAAGIVTYDGGQFRSERHLGLVGDHFSDADVIRRLSGAYSIGHVRYSTSGETILRNVQPLFAELDGGGIAVCHNGHFTNAMTLRKELIKDGAICQSTSDSEVVLQLVARSRKGKIVDRFIDAIQQMEGAYSLVALTRKKLIGARDPLGIRPLVLGDLNGAPILASETCALDIIGAKFIREIENGEVVVCTPGGIESYFPFGKRPARPCIFEYIYFSRPDSVLGGRSVYDVRKEFGRQLALESGVEADVVVPVPDSGVPAALGYADASGVPFELGIIRNHYVGRTFIEPTQQIRTLGVKLKHSANRAQIEGKRVVLVDDSLVRGTTSVKIVQMIRDAGAREVHFRLASPPIRFSDYYGIDTPVREKLLAAKYSLEEMRNYIGADSLAFLSVDGIYKAIGYEGRDHEQPQFTDHCFTGDYPTPLTDLAGEDDVSHMPRLVEVG; translated from the coding sequence ATGGCCGGGACTCCAACCGTTGATCTGACACGCGACGATCTGGACGGCGACACGCTGCGCGAGGAATGCGGCGTGTTCGGCATTTTCGGACACGAGGACGCGGCCGCCGTGACCGCGCTCGGCCTGCACGCGCTTCAGCACCGCGGACAGGAAGCGGCCGGCATCGTCACCTACGACGGCGGCCAGTTCCGCTCCGAGCGCCATCTCGGCCTCGTTGGCGACCATTTCTCCGACGCCGACGTGATCCGCCGCCTGAGCGGCGCCTATTCCATCGGCCACGTGCGCTACTCGACCTCGGGCGAGACGATCCTGCGCAACGTCCAACCGCTCTTCGCCGAACTCGACGGCGGCGGCATCGCGGTGTGCCACAACGGGCATTTCACCAATGCGATGACGCTGCGCAAGGAGCTCATCAAGGACGGCGCCATCTGCCAGTCGACCTCCGATTCCGAGGTCGTGCTTCAGCTCGTGGCGCGTTCGCGCAAGGGCAAGATCGTCGACCGCTTCATCGACGCGATCCAGCAGATGGAGGGCGCCTATTCGCTGGTCGCCCTGACCCGCAAGAAGCTGATCGGCGCCCGCGATCCGCTGGGCATCCGCCCGCTGGTGCTGGGCGACCTGAACGGCGCCCCGATCCTCGCCTCGGAAACCTGCGCCCTCGACATCATCGGCGCGAAATTCATCCGCGAGATCGAGAACGGCGAAGTGGTGGTCTGCACGCCCGGCGGCATCGAGAGCTACTTCCCCTTCGGCAAGCGCCCGGCGCGGCCCTGCATCTTCGAATACATCTACTTCTCGCGGCCCGATTCGGTGCTCGGCGGGCGCAGCGTCTATGACGTGCGCAAGGAGTTCGGCCGCCAGCTCGCCCTCGAGAGCGGGGTCGAGGCCGACGTCGTGGTGCCCGTGCCCGATTCCGGCGTCCCGGCCGCGCTCGGCTATGCCGATGCCTCCGGCGTGCCCTTCGAGCTCGGCATCATTCGCAACCACTACGTCGGACGCACCTTCATCGAGCCGACGCAGCAGATCCGCACCCTCGGCGTGAAACTCAAGCATTCCGCCAACCGCGCCCAGATCGAGGGCAAGCGGGTGGTGCTCGTCGACGACAGTCTGGTGCGCGGCACGACCTCGGTGAAGATCGTGCAGATGATCCGCGACGCCGGCGCGCGCGAGGTGCACTTCCGGCTCGCCTCGCCGCCGATCCGCTTTTCCGACTATTACGGCATCGACACGCCGGTGCGCGAGAAGCTGCTGGCGGCGAAATACAGCCTCGAGGAAATGCGCAATTACATCGGCGCCGATTCGCTCGCCTTCCTGTCGGTCGACGGGATCTACAAGGCGATCGGCTATGAGGGCCGCGACCACGAGCAGCCGCAGTTCACCGACCATTGCTTCACGGGCGACTATCCGACGCCCCTGACCGATCTGGCCGGAGAGGACGACGTCTCGCACATGCCGCGCCTGGTGGAAGTGGGATAA
- a CDS encoding TIGR00730 family Rossman fold protein: protein MSELKTICVYCGTGEGANPAYLAAANDLGARVAAEGLGLIYGGGSIGLMGAVSRATLAGGGHVTGIIPRFLEEREVMMETVSELIVTDDMHQRKRAMFERADGFVALPGGIGTLEEVVEILTWGQLGRHRKPVVLADIDGFWRPLVDLLAHMRGEGFIRPGFEIDYHVCTDVASILPTLREACRAPAAAGAELADLDRL, encoded by the coding sequence ATGAGCGAGTTGAAGACGATCTGCGTGTATTGCGGCACGGGCGAGGGCGCGAATCCCGCGTATCTGGCCGCCGCGAACGACCTCGGTGCGCGTGTCGCCGCCGAGGGGCTTGGCCTCATCTACGGCGGGGGCTCCATCGGCCTCATGGGGGCGGTTTCGCGCGCGACGCTCGCCGGCGGCGGGCATGTCACCGGCATCATTCCCCGCTTCCTGGAGGAGCGCGAGGTGATGATGGAGACGGTCAGCGAGCTGATCGTCACGGACGACATGCACCAGCGCAAGCGCGCCATGTTCGAACGCGCCGACGGATTCGTGGCACTGCCCGGCGGCATCGGCACCCTGGAAGAGGTCGTCGAGATCCTGACCTGGGGCCAGCTCGGGCGACACCGCAAGCCGGTCGTGCTCGCCGACATCGACGGCTTCTGGCGACCGCTCGTCGATCTGCTCGCCCACATGCGCGGGGAGGGCTTCATCCGCCCCGGTTTCGAGATCGACTATCACGTATGCACGGACGTCGCGTCGATTCTCCCGACCCTGCGCGAGGCCTGCCGCGCGCCGGCGGCGGCGGGCGCGGAGCTTGCCGACCTCGACCGCCTGTGA